A single genomic interval of Halalkalibaculum roseum harbors:
- a CDS encoding dihydrolipoyl dehydrogenase family protein: protein MSNYDYDAVVIGGGSAGLTASGIAANFGAKTMMIERERLGGDCTWSGCVPSKALLKAAKVAHQIRKAGNYGLIDSEPDINFSKLIKHVHEIRDDVYREADAPEIYEEMGIDVVEGMAYFTDNHSINIELQSGETKVVTSKYFFICTGGSPYIPPISGIEEANYLTNESLFEIEELPRDLIIIGAGPIGTEMAQAMNRLGSKVTVIDMADRIMVNDDAELAEMLHQRLKEEGIQYVLEAEVGSVRQENGNIEVRLSQSGEERVITGTSLLMATGRAPNVATLNLEAAEVSYSRKGIEVNDKCRTNKSHIYACGDVTGGYQFTHMSEHTAKIAVTNALLKVPMKVDKDHITWCTFTDPELGQVGATEKQLLEKGEEFETYRFPYHKIDRAVTESEGEGMIKVHAKKWNGKILGVSVVGTNAGEMISEYAVAMKNSITLRNLADTIHPYPTYGLGARRAADQWYIKNQSEWQVKLIKKVFGYRGEIPDFSDPDRIV from the coding sequence ATGAGTAACTATGACTACGATGCTGTAGTAATCGGAGGGGGTTCAGCCGGATTGACGGCTTCCGGCATTGCTGCAAATTTTGGAGCCAAAACTATGATGATTGAGCGTGAACGACTGGGCGGTGACTGTACCTGGTCGGGATGCGTGCCCAGTAAAGCCCTGCTGAAAGCGGCCAAGGTAGCACATCAAATTCGCAAAGCAGGTAACTATGGATTGATTGATAGCGAACCGGATATCAATTTCAGCAAGCTTATCAAACATGTCCATGAAATCAGAGATGATGTTTACCGGGAGGCTGATGCTCCGGAAATCTATGAGGAGATGGGGATTGATGTGGTAGAAGGCATGGCCTACTTTACCGATAATCATTCCATAAATATTGAGCTTCAAAGTGGTGAGACAAAGGTGGTAACCTCAAAGTATTTCTTCATCTGTACCGGTGGGAGCCCGTATATACCACCTATCTCAGGAATTGAGGAGGCTAACTACCTGACAAATGAATCACTGTTTGAGATAGAAGAGCTCCCCCGGGACCTCATCATTATCGGAGCCGGACCGATCGGTACCGAAATGGCCCAGGCAATGAACAGACTTGGATCGAAAGTTACGGTCATTGATATGGCCGATAGAATCATGGTCAATGATGATGCAGAACTCGCTGAAATGCTGCATCAAAGGCTGAAAGAGGAGGGTATACAGTATGTTCTCGAAGCAGAGGTTGGTTCAGTCAGACAAGAGAATGGTAATATTGAGGTAAGGCTTTCACAGAGTGGAGAAGAGAGGGTGATTACCGGCACGTCCTTGTTGATGGCTACGGGACGTGCTCCAAATGTAGCTACCTTGAATCTGGAAGCTGCAGAGGTAAGCTACAGCAGGAAAGGAATTGAAGTAAATGATAAATGCCGGACGAACAAATCACATATCTATGCCTGTGGTGATGTGACCGGTGGATACCAGTTTACTCACATGTCGGAGCATACGGCAAAAATAGCCGTAACCAATGCCCTGTTAAAAGTACCCATGAAAGTGGATAAAGACCACATCACCTGGTGCACCTTCACCGATCCGGAGCTTGGTCAGGTAGGAGCTACGGAAAAACAGCTTTTGGAAAAAGGAGAGGAGTTTGAAACCTATCGTTTCCCATATCATAAAATAGACCGGGCGGTTACTGAATCGGAAGGAGAAGGTATGATTAAGGTTCACGCCAAAAAGTGGAATGGCAAGATCTTGGGAGTATCTGTGGTAGGCACCAACGCCGGCGAGATGATTTCAGAATATGCCGTAGCCATGAAGAATAGTATTACACTTCGAAACCTTGCAGATACCATTCATCCCTACCCAACCTACGGGCTGGGCGCGAGGCGTGCGGCTGACCAGTGGTACATCAAGAACCAGTCGGAGTGGCAGGTTAAACTCATCAAAAAGGTCTTCGGCTACCGGGGTGAGATACCAGATTTTAGCGATCCCGACCGCATTGTTTAG
- the sucD gene encoding succinate--CoA ligase subunit alpha, with the protein MSVLVGKDTRLVVQGITGSEGSFHTEQMIEYGTNVVGGVTPGKGGQKHLGVPVFNTVADAVEQEGANTSVIFVPPAFAGDAISEAAFAGIEVIICITEGIPVNDMITAKQIVNSHGATLVGPNCPGVITPGEAKIGIMPGSIFTPGNVGLISRSGTLTYEAVDQLTKENLGQSTAIGIGGDPVIGTTHTDAVKLFQEDPDTDAIVLIGEIGGSAEEEAAAYIEEHVNKPVVAFIAGSTAPPGRRMGHAGAIISGGQGSAEDKKKALRDAGVTVVDSPAEIGVTLKKMMKTA; encoded by the coding sequence ATGAGCGTTCTCGTTGGAAAAGATACTCGATTGGTAGTGCAAGGTATAACCGGAAGCGAAGGCAGCTTTCATACCGAGCAAATGATTGAATACGGCACAAATGTCGTCGGCGGTGTAACACCCGGTAAAGGCGGCCAGAAACATTTGGGGGTTCCTGTTTTTAATACGGTAGCCGATGCAGTGGAACAGGAAGGAGCCAATACTTCCGTAATTTTTGTACCGCCTGCTTTTGCAGGAGATGCTATTTCGGAAGCGGCGTTTGCCGGCATTGAAGTAATCATTTGTATCACAGAGGGAATTCCTGTGAATGACATGATTACAGCCAAGCAAATTGTCAACAGCCATGGAGCAACGCTGGTTGGACCTAATTGTCCCGGTGTTATCACTCCCGGTGAAGCCAAGATCGGTATTATGCCCGGCAGTATTTTCACACCCGGTAATGTCGGACTCATTTCACGTTCCGGTACGCTTACCTATGAAGCAGTTGACCAGCTTACCAAAGAGAATCTTGGACAGAGCACTGCAATTGGAATCGGAGGTGACCCGGTTATCGGTACGACGCACACAGATGCCGTCAAACTTTTCCAGGAAGATCCAGACACCGATGCCATCGTTTTGATCGGTGAAATTGGCGGTAGCGCCGAAGAGGAAGCAGCCGCTTATATTGAAGAGCATGTAAACAAACCGGTTGTAGCCTTTATCGCAGGAAGTACTGCACCTCCGGGCCGAAGGATGGGACATGCCGGCGCCATTATTTCCGGCGGACAGGGTTCTGCCGAAGATAAGAAGAAAGCGCTCAGGGATGCCGGCGTAACCGTGGTAGACAGTCCGGCCGAAATCGGAGTCACTCTGAAGAAGATGATGAAAACCGCCTAA
- the dnaG gene encoding DNA primase, with translation MSTMIPDEKKEEVREAADIVEVVGDYVKLKRSGRSWKGLCPFHDEKTPSFHVTPDLGIYKCFGCGESGDVFNFVMDMEGVGFVEAMRSLADRYGVSLPKEEDPEFDEEHHLREGIYHALRYAGVFFHRHLMESDAAEDARQYLVNRGYNHKIIKKYGLGYAPNDGDKLYRMAIDSGLNEQYLLEAGLAKPSQRGDGFYDTFRGRLMFPIFNPSGKVIAFAGRVLGNEKTAKYINSPQTKVYNKSEVLYGVNFAKNEIRKTDEVILVEGYTDVISLQQNDILNVAASSGTSLTPQQMKILHRYGEVITMIYDSDSAGQAAMKRGINIALEEGMDVKLLELPEGEDPDSFIRQFGKESFLDLKKEESEDFLSYLIHKAQREGKLDDPSQKKRVISEALESIAHMPDKVSRETYVQHLNGLVKVGDRALFEELGKILQDLQQQKDRAKRRQKRQAEREAKQQQQQMQAPDHHTRAFDDQMRNQPVKREPEPPKKRPNYEKELIRLMLIYGRDMIDYIGSLCNEQQFEDKELRSFYEDIIDRFKEEEPVNVEAYADREHPYPKLVGEIVLEEHTVSERHHEKIGIQYKRDKNPYLTAKGALKALKIHHLDRLQVDLYERYNKAEGDERREVMKAMKEAGRQRTMLQQSHLDELFPDPDSEHAKEVSEKVFQYKMKHEK, from the coding sequence ATGAGTACCATGATCCCCGATGAAAAAAAGGAAGAAGTTCGAGAGGCGGCTGATATCGTCGAGGTGGTCGGAGACTACGTCAAACTGAAACGGTCGGGCCGCAGCTGGAAAGGCCTGTGTCCTTTTCATGACGAAAAAACACCCTCTTTTCATGTTACGCCTGATCTGGGTATCTACAAGTGCTTCGGATGCGGGGAGTCTGGAGATGTTTTTAATTTTGTTATGGATATGGAGGGGGTGGGATTCGTCGAGGCGATGCGTTCCCTAGCTGATCGGTACGGGGTATCGCTTCCAAAAGAGGAAGATCCTGAGTTTGATGAGGAGCACCACCTTCGGGAAGGTATTTACCACGCCCTGCGCTATGCCGGTGTATTCTTTCATCGCCACCTCATGGAATCGGATGCCGCAGAAGATGCCCGCCAGTACCTGGTCAATCGTGGTTACAACCATAAAATCATCAAAAAGTACGGCCTGGGCTATGCTCCCAACGATGGAGATAAGCTCTACCGCATGGCCATAGATTCCGGTTTAAATGAACAGTACCTGCTCGAAGCCGGGCTGGCCAAACCCAGCCAAAGGGGGGATGGATTTTATGATACTTTCAGGGGACGACTTATGTTTCCGATATTTAATCCATCGGGAAAAGTCATTGCTTTTGCAGGACGTGTACTCGGGAATGAGAAAACGGCAAAATATATCAACTCTCCCCAGACCAAAGTGTACAACAAAAGTGAGGTACTTTACGGAGTTAATTTTGCCAAGAATGAAATCAGAAAGACCGATGAAGTCATTTTGGTTGAAGGTTATACCGATGTGATCTCTCTCCAGCAAAATGATATACTTAATGTAGCTGCCTCTAGCGGGACCTCATTGACTCCTCAGCAGATGAAAATACTTCACAGGTACGGTGAAGTGATTACCATGATCTATGATTCAGACTCTGCCGGACAAGCAGCCATGAAGCGGGGAATCAATATCGCTCTGGAAGAGGGCATGGACGTCAAGCTGTTGGAGCTTCCCGAAGGTGAAGACCCCGACTCATTTATTCGCCAGTTTGGCAAGGAGTCGTTTCTTGACTTGAAAAAAGAGGAGTCCGAAGATTTTCTTTCCTACCTGATTCACAAAGCCCAGCGGGAGGGAAAGCTCGACGACCCTTCGCAGAAAAAGAGGGTGATATCCGAAGCGCTGGAAAGTATAGCTCATATGCCGGATAAGGTATCCCGGGAAACCTATGTGCAGCACCTGAATGGATTGGTTAAAGTGGGAGACCGGGCGCTATTTGAGGAACTTGGTAAAATACTGCAGGACCTGCAGCAGCAGAAAGACCGGGCTAAGCGAAGGCAAAAACGACAGGCCGAGCGGGAAGCAAAGCAGCAACAGCAGCAGATGCAGGCTCCCGATCACCATACACGCGCTTTTGACGATCAAATGCGGAATCAGCCCGTGAAACGCGAACCGGAACCTCCCAAAAAGCGTCCTAATTACGAAAAGGAACTCATCCGTCTAATGCTCATTTACGGACGGGATATGATCGATTATATCGGTTCACTTTGCAATGAGCAGCAGTTTGAAGATAAGGAGCTGCGTTCCTTTTATGAGGACATCATTGACAGGTTCAAGGAAGAAGAACCTGTCAATGTAGAAGCCTATGCCGACCGTGAACATCCCTATCCCAAACTGGTGGGAGAAATCGTGCTAGAGGAACATACCGTAAGCGAGCGCCATCACGAAAAAATCGGCATACAGTATAAACGAGATAAGAATCCATACCTGACTGCAAAAGGAGCCCTTAAAGCACTGAAGATTCATCACCTTGATCGCTTGCAGGTTGATCTTTATGAGCGATATAACAAAGCCGAAGGCGATGAGAGACGGGAAGTGATGAAGGCGATGAAAGAGGCGGGAAGGCAGCGAACTATGCTGCAGCAGTCGCACCTGGATGAACTTTTTCCGGATCCCGATTCCGAACATGCCAAAGAAGTATCCGAGAAAGTTTTTCAGTATAAAATGAAACACGAAAAATAA
- a CDS encoding site-2 protease family protein — MKSSLQLGTYAGIKVQIHWTFWLLIVWIVLRELFMGNSVGSMLWSSAFIGLLFLCVVFHEFGHALTARRFGINTEKITLLPIGGVANLEDMPEDPKQELLVAIAGPLVNVAIALILYPLVPLENYLNRSPEELEQALSTIQASNMLFYLFSANIMLVLFNLLPAFPMDGGRVLRALLSMKMNRVMATKIASGVGQFLAMIFFFIGIFYNPILLLIAIFVFFGAQAESSMIQNIDLLEGYKVKDAMMTDITIVEPNDTLQDMVNVIISGAEKNFIVAENDEPVGVLYQNELIHSIQNHRRDTPVREVMTEDYGSVQIDEDLNSIFRKIRQHKRSFFPVLDGDKVAGSIDMENINEFITIQAMPNY; from the coding sequence GTGAAAAGCTCTTTGCAACTGGGAACCTATGCGGGCATTAAAGTTCAGATTCACTGGACCTTCTGGCTTCTTATTGTTTGGATCGTACTTCGTGAACTCTTTATGGGCAATTCTGTTGGTTCCATGTTGTGGAGCAGTGCGTTTATCGGGTTGCTCTTTTTATGCGTGGTTTTTCATGAATTCGGACATGCCCTTACGGCGCGGAGATTCGGGATAAACACAGAAAAAATTACGTTGCTACCCATCGGGGGTGTGGCCAATCTTGAGGATATGCCGGAAGATCCAAAGCAGGAATTGCTGGTAGCTATTGCAGGTCCGCTGGTGAATGTTGCCATTGCGCTGATACTCTACCCGCTGGTGCCCCTGGAAAATTATCTTAATCGTTCACCGGAGGAGTTGGAACAGGCTTTAAGTACCATTCAGGCATCCAACATGCTTTTTTATCTGTTCTCGGCAAATATCATGCTGGTTCTGTTTAACCTGCTCCCGGCGTTTCCCATGGATGGGGGACGGGTCTTGCGGGCACTGCTTTCCATGAAAATGAACCGGGTCATGGCTACCAAGATCGCATCCGGTGTCGGACAGTTTTTGGCAATGATTTTCTTTTTTATCGGCATCTTCTACAATCCCATTCTCTTGCTTATTGCCATATTTGTGTTTTTCGGTGCCCAGGCGGAAAGCAGCATGATACAGAACATCGATTTACTGGAGGGCTACAAAGTAAAAGATGCCATGATGACCGATATCACCATAGTTGAACCCAATGACACCCTGCAGGATATGGTGAATGTTATCATATCGGGAGCAGAGAAGAATTTCATTGTGGCAGAAAATGATGAGCCGGTAGGTGTGCTGTATCAGAATGAATTGATACATAGCATACAAAATCATCGTAGGGATACCCCGGTTCGGGAAGTCATGACTGAAGATTACGGATCTGTACAGATTGACGAGGATCTCAATTCTATATTCCGAAAAATCCGTCAACATAAACGCTCATTCTTTCCGGTTCTGGACGGTGATAAAGTAGCTGGTTCTATTGATATGGAAAATATAAACGAATTCATCACTATCCAAGCCATGCCTAATTATTGA
- a CDS encoding inositol monophosphatase family protein: MAEYSEELKIAKKAAGKASEIIKEFRDNHNFEINFKGKNDLVTDADLAAEEMILSIIRDAFPDDRILAEESSTQKVLPEERTWLVDPIDGTTNFAHGFPVFCVSIALWEKQEARMGLILEVNKQEYFHAIKGKGAYLNNDPIHVSSIEDSQYSMIGTGFPYNDLSLLQNYLRIFEWLLHRTQGVRRPGAASYDLCCVAAGRFDGFYEYALNPWDVGAAGLLVQEAGGKVTDWQGGSNWLFGRRIVAGNPEIHDFLIKAIREHFTEAEIKG; the protein is encoded by the coding sequence ATGGCTGAATATTCTGAAGAACTGAAAATTGCCAAAAAAGCGGCTGGTAAAGCATCTGAAATTATCAAAGAATTTCGTGACAACCACAATTTCGAAATAAATTTCAAAGGGAAAAATGATCTGGTAACCGATGCGGATCTTGCCGCTGAAGAGATGATTCTGAGTATCATCAGGGATGCGTTTCCGGATGATCGCATTCTGGCCGAAGAAAGCTCTACTCAGAAGGTACTGCCGGAAGAGCGGACCTGGTTGGTAGATCCTATTGACGGTACAACCAATTTTGCGCACGGTTTTCCTGTATTTTGCGTCTCAATAGCTCTTTGGGAAAAACAGGAAGCACGCATGGGACTTATTCTTGAGGTTAATAAGCAGGAATATTTTCATGCTATAAAAGGTAAGGGTGCCTATTTAAATAATGATCCTATTCACGTTTCCTCGATTGAAGATTCACAATACTCAATGATCGGGACCGGTTTTCCCTACAATGATTTAAGCTTACTGCAGAACTACCTGAGAATTTTCGAATGGTTGCTGCACCGAACTCAGGGAGTGCGAAGACCTGGAGCTGCTTCCTATGACCTCTGTTGTGTGGCTGCCGGAAGATTTGACGGGTTTTATGAATATGCACTCAATCCGTGGGATGTAGGCGCTGCCGGATTACTGGTACAGGAGGCCGGCGGTAAAGTCACCGATTGGCAGGGAGGCAGCAACTGGCTTTTCGGCAGACGGATTGTAGCAGGGAATCCCGAGATTCATGACTTTTTAATCAAAGCCATCCGTGAGCATTTCACTGAAGCTGAGATTAAAGGCTGA
- the bshB1 gene encoding bacillithiol biosynthesis deacetylase BshB1, producing MENLDVLALAAHPDDTELCCGGTLAKLVKQGKTVGVLDFTKGEMGSRGTPEERMKESDRASEIIGLQVRENLGLPDTRLENIRSYQLKIIQAIRKYRPNVCLVGAPDDRHPDHGNGTRLALDAIFYSGLTKIETQNGDGEEQERWRPSHVLHYMQDRPFEADIVVDISDTFDIKKEAILAFETQFNVSEPSDEPETYISSTSFFKNIEARARHYGHLIGATYGEPFKYYNGPIPLNSFNAFFETKPMR from the coding sequence ATGGAAAATTTAGACGTCCTGGCCCTGGCTGCGCACCCCGACGACACCGAACTTTGCTGTGGCGGTACCCTTGCAAAATTGGTTAAACAAGGCAAAACAGTTGGCGTACTCGACTTCACTAAAGGCGAGATGGGTAGCCGCGGTACCCCTGAGGAACGTATGAAGGAATCGGATCGGGCGTCTGAAATCATCGGCCTGCAGGTTCGTGAAAATCTGGGCCTGCCTGATACCCGTCTGGAAAATATTCGCAGCTACCAACTGAAGATAATTCAGGCTATCCGAAAATACCGGCCGAATGTATGCCTGGTCGGTGCACCTGATGACCGGCATCCCGACCACGGTAATGGAACCCGGCTTGCCCTTGATGCCATTTTTTACAGCGGATTAACAAAAATTGAGACCCAAAATGGGGATGGCGAGGAACAAGAGAGATGGAGACCCTCACACGTCTTGCACTATATGCAGGATCGTCCCTTTGAAGCGGATATTGTAGTAGATATTTCCGATACCTTTGATATTAAAAAAGAAGCGATTCTTGCTTTCGAAACCCAATTCAATGTTTCTGAACCCTCTGATGAACCCGAAACCTATATATCAAGCACTTCCTTTTTTAAAAATATTGAAGCCCGGGCTCGGCATTACGGACACTTGATCGGAGCAACCTATGGAGAGCCATTTAAATATTATAACGGTCCGATACCGCTGAATTCTTTTAATGCCTTCTTTGAAACAAAACCAATGAGATGA
- a CDS encoding ABC transporter permease: MSKVSRFINSTWEGLKISLGALGINKTRSILTTLCIIIGIVMVTLMNAISNGMDAEFDKSMAMMGQNVVYVEKQPWGGGPNYKWWEYRNRPEMRLSYIEEIEDASRFASYVSAAAARGTSIRFEDKSAEEVFLAGVTDDYFNTAGLSIERGRIFTSQEVRSGSKVAVLGATLAEKLFEEQNPLGKTIRVGGQKFRVIGILEKQGKFLGLADMDRRATVPITAYGQIFGLRSGIQIAVKFPNEEAFEEGQYEIEGIMRRVRQLDAKEDNNFEINKPQAFEAQLSSFKAGLYAVGGGLTALSLLIGGIGVMNIMFVSVRERTKEIGIRKAVGAKSWEILYQFLIEAVVMCLMGGLMGLLIAYPLSLLINQIFIATIDVSVVIAAFILCSIVGLVFGFIPAYKAAKSDPIDSLRYE, from the coding sequence ATGTCTAAAGTTTCACGATTTATTAACAGTACCTGGGAAGGTCTGAAAATATCCCTTGGGGCATTGGGTATTAATAAAACACGATCTATCCTTACAACCCTCTGTATTATTATCGGTATCGTCATGGTTACTCTGATGAACGCAATCAGCAATGGCATGGATGCAGAATTCGATAAGAGCATGGCCATGATGGGACAAAACGTGGTATATGTTGAGAAACAGCCATGGGGAGGAGGTCCCAACTACAAGTGGTGGGAATACCGCAATCGCCCGGAAATGAGGCTCAGTTATATTGAAGAGATAGAAGATGCCAGCCGGTTTGCTTCCTATGTTTCAGCAGCTGCTGCCCGGGGGACGTCTATCCGTTTCGAGGATAAAAGTGCCGAAGAAGTATTTCTGGCAGGTGTAACCGATGATTACTTTAACACTGCCGGGTTATCGATTGAAAGGGGACGTATTTTTACCTCCCAAGAGGTGCGCAGCGGATCAAAAGTGGCGGTGCTGGGTGCCACGCTGGCCGAGAAGCTGTTTGAAGAGCAGAATCCACTGGGCAAGACTATTAGGGTAGGCGGGCAAAAGTTTCGGGTTATAGGTATTCTGGAGAAGCAAGGAAAATTTTTAGGCCTGGCTGATATGGATCGAAGGGCCACAGTGCCAATTACAGCCTATGGACAGATTTTTGGACTCCGAAGCGGAATACAGATCGCAGTGAAGTTTCCCAATGAAGAGGCTTTTGAAGAAGGGCAGTATGAAATCGAGGGCATCATGCGCAGGGTCCGGCAGCTCGATGCCAAAGAAGACAACAATTTTGAAATTAACAAGCCCCAGGCATTTGAGGCCCAGCTCTCTTCATTCAAAGCGGGACTCTATGCCGTTGGAGGAGGGCTGACGGCGCTCTCGCTCTTGATAGGGGGTATTGGGGTGATGAATATCATGTTTGTCTCAGTTAGGGAGCGAACCAAGGAAATCGGTATACGCAAGGCGGTCGGTGCAAAATCGTGGGAGATCCTCTACCAGTTTCTTATTGAGGCGGTAGTGATGTGTCTGATGGGCGGCCTGATGGGCCTGCTCATAGCCTATCCACTGAGTCTGCTGATTAACCAAATTTTCATTGCCACTATTGACGTTAGCGTCGTTATTGCAGCCTTCATCCTCTGTTCCATAGTAGGACTTGTGTTTGGATTTATCCCTGCCTACAAAGCAGCTAAATCAGATCCTATTGATTCACTCAGGTATGAGTAA
- a CDS encoding ABC transporter permease yields MNIKETFSQAYDSLKANKLRSSLTLLALVVGVFSVIVSTTAVAVLDNFFQNTMSIMGGDVINISRTPSVQIGDGDRRSLRNRQRITFDTAEELQERLRLAKDISPDETFDFTKVIYGDEETEPTVRIVGSNEYYLDNNAYELRDGRNLNSEDIEYSRPFAILGHDIQEDLFQTEYPLGKNIRVSGQQYQVIGLLEEKGSIFGQSLDNIVIIPYTTALNIYGGNRNIDIQAKAPAMEYLEAAMDEITGVMRVIRKVAPGMENDFEIETNDSLAGTFDQFTFILYAVGFIIGGITLFGAGIGVMNIMLVSVTERTREIGIRKAVGATRKAIVSQFLMEAIFICQLGGIIGIALGILAGNGMAVWIETEPVIPIWAVTMGFFGMFVIGIVFGVYPAFKAAQLDPIESLRYE; encoded by the coding sequence ATGAATATTAAAGAGACATTTTCCCAGGCATACGATTCCCTCAAGGCAAATAAGCTCCGTTCTTCTCTTACTTTGCTTGCTCTGGTAGTCGGGGTGTTTTCGGTTATTGTTTCCACAACCGCAGTGGCTGTGCTGGATAACTTTTTTCAGAATACCATGAGCATCATGGGCGGAGACGTGATTAATATTTCCCGCACGCCGTCGGTGCAGATCGGTGATGGCGATCGTAGAAGCCTGAGAAACAGGCAGCGGATCACATTTGATACAGCGGAAGAACTCCAGGAGCGCCTCAGGCTGGCCAAAGATATTAGTCCTGATGAAACATTCGACTTCACGAAAGTAATTTATGGGGATGAAGAGACTGAACCGACAGTAAGGATCGTAGGCAGTAATGAATATTATCTGGATAACAATGCCTATGAGCTTAGAGATGGTAGAAACCTGAATTCAGAAGATATTGAGTATTCACGTCCCTTTGCAATATTGGGTCACGACATTCAGGAAGACCTCTTTCAGACAGAGTACCCGCTGGGTAAAAACATCCGGGTATCGGGACAGCAGTACCAGGTTATCGGATTACTTGAAGAGAAAGGGAGTATATTCGGGCAGTCGCTGGATAATATTGTCATCATACCATATACCACAGCGCTGAATATCTATGGCGGCAACCGGAATATCGATATACAGGCTAAAGCTCCTGCAATGGAGTATCTCGAAGCAGCAATGGACGAAATCACAGGGGTGATGCGCGTCATCAGAAAAGTAGCGCCCGGCATGGAAAATGATTTCGAGATTGAAACCAATGACTCACTGGCCGGTACTTTCGACCAGTTTACCTTTATCTTATACGCGGTTGGATTTATAATTGGCGGTATTACCCTTTTCGGTGCCGGCATCGGCGTGATGAATATCATGCTGGTTTCGGTTACAGAGCGTACCCGTGAAATCGGTATCAGAAAGGCGGTTGGGGCCACACGAAAAGCTATCGTCTCCCAGTTCTTGATGGAAGCCATCTTTATCTGTCAGCTTGGTGGAATCATAGGCATAGCCCTGGGTATTCTTGCGGGAAACGGTATGGCTGTTTGGATTGAAACAGAGCCTGTGATACCCATATGGGCGGTCACAATGGGATTTTTCGGGATGTTTGTTATCGGAATAGTATTCGGAGTCTATCCTGCATTCAAGGCAGCACAACTCGATCCTATCGAAAGCCTGCGTTACGAATAA